The Pandoraea apista genomic interval TCGTCGCCGGCACGTTCGTGTGCGATTTCGGCGACGTCGCTGTCGATGTCGCCGGTGACGCCGAGCGTGCCGCCGCCGTTAAGGCACCAGCCGCGCCTGTCGAATGATCCGGCGCACGTCGCGCTGAATCGCCCCGAACTGGCCGCGCGACGGAATGGGCGACACCACGAGCGCCCAGCTATCGCCGGGCACGGTCTTTTCCACCACGGTGTAATAGGTCGACTGCGTGCGGAAGAAGTCGGCAATGCCGTCGTGACTGATCCGATAGCTGCGATCATTCGCGCCGGCCAGCAAGAACACGCCGAGCGTGTAATACACGTCGCGATCGGCATTGATCGGCCCCGACTGCTTGTCGAGCAGCAGCGTGCGCAGCGTCTTCTCGGTGAGCAGACTCGGATGGCGAATGTCGAATACGTTCCACACCTTGAGCAGTGCCCCCGTCGACATCTGCCACCCTGCGAACGGCGCCAGCAACCGCCAGCTATCGGGCAGCTTGGCATCCGTCACGCCGAGTGGCGCGAAGATGTGCTGCTCGCAGAAGTCCTTGTACGCTTCGCCGGAAACGGCTTCGATCACCATGCCGAGCAGCAGATACGAGACGTTGGAGTAGACGAAGTCGGATTTGCCGCTGGAATGCCCCGCGTCGCCCGCGTCCAGATAGTTGAAGAAGTCGGCGCTCCCGCCCACCCGCCGGATCGCGAGCCCGCTGAACAAGCCGTTGACGGGATCGTTGAAGCCGTTCGTGGCGAGGCCCGCGCGATGCGCGAGCAGGCGTCGTACGGTCAGGTCCCGCAGCGACGGATCGAGCGGCTTGCCGTGCTGCTTCGCGTAAGTGTCGAGCAAATCGGCGAGTTTGGCGTCGAGCGAGAGCTTGCCCTGTTGCACGAGCAGCGCGATGCCGATGGCCGTCACCGACTTCGACAGACTGGCGACGGGCAGCAACTGCTGGACCTCGTCACCGGACGTGGCCGCTTCGAGCACGCTACCGGCATCCGATTCGGTGCGCAGCCATACGTGCGACAGGTTGTATCGCTCCTTGATCTGCTCCACCCCCTGCGAAATGGTCGACTGGCCGATCGGGACGGCTGGTCTGATCGGCGTGGCCGCGCCGGCCGAGGGCAGCGCGACGACTGCATTGCCCGCGCTCGCGGCGTCGGCCTGCGAGGCGGTTTGGGTTTGTGCGAGCGCCTGGCTCGTCATCATCAGTGTGGCAGTGCCCAGCAGGACACCCAGGATCGCACGGCGCACAGACGCACCGCATCGACCTGTAGTACGCACGACGACCTGCGAATTCCATCGCAATGCCAACCGCGTGTTCAAACGTGCCCCTGCCGGACGGCGATGCCGTTCGACATTCATTTCAACTTCCCCCCGCGCACGATGCTTCGAACCGCGAATCGACTCTCTTCGGAGTCAGAATGGTTCGGTGTGCGCACGTGCCGCATTGCGGCGATCTTGGAGATCGAAGTTTAGGAGAAACTTCGCCCAAGTACCTAGTAAAAAGCTCGCATTTTACATTAAGTTGCCTGTATCGCGAATTCGCACCCATAGTCATGCGCAATCGTCGTGCTCCCATCCCGTGCGACGGGGACGGCGCGCGGGCTGTCGCCGATATGGCACCGCCGACACCCTCTCGCGTCACGGGAAATCGGGCGCGATTGCCCGTCCCACGGGCCTCGCGGGGCATGACGGCCGCGTTGTGGGCAGCGTTGCCGGTGGTTTTGTCAGCCGTCACCGACAAGACCTGTCACGCATCGCGGTGTAAGCTATCGGCCAGACAGGCTCCGACTCGCCCGTAGGCTTTAGGGGCGGCGTCCCGTAGATGGCGTCGTGCCGGCCGAAGGCTCGACCGATACATGACAGAACCCTCCCGTGCGCGCCCGAGCCGGCCCGCCGACGTCTCTTCCCCCGTGCCGCTGCCGATGGCTGCCGGTGGGCCCAGCGCTGCGGCATCTGCCGCCGGCGGGGCCGGTGGC includes:
- a CDS encoding serine hydrolase domain-containing protein, yielding MNVERHRRPAGARLNTRLALRWNSQVVVRTTGRCGASVRRAILGVLLGTATLMMTSQALAQTQTASQADAASAGNAVVALPSAGAATPIRPAVPIGQSTISQGVEQIKERYNLSHVWLRTESDAGSVLEAATSGDEVQQLLPVASLSKSVTAIGIALLVQQGKLSLDAKLADLLDTYAKQHGKPLDPSLRDLTVRRLLAHRAGLATNGFNDPVNGLFSGLAIRRVGGSADFFNYLDAGDAGHSSGKSDFVYSNVSYLLLGMVIEAVSGEAYKDFCEQHIFAPLGVTDAKLPDSWRLLAPFAGWQMSTGALLKVWNVFDIRHPSLLTEKTLRTLLLDKQSGPINADRDVYYTLGVFLLAGANDRSYRISHDGIADFFRTQSTYYTVVEKTVPGDSWALVVSPIPSRGQFGAIQRDVRRIIRQARLVP